One Gossypium arboreum isolate Shixiya-1 chromosome 13, ASM2569848v2, whole genome shotgun sequence genomic window, AACAATCATCGCATTCAGTATACATTATGATAATCAATTACTCAATCTCAAATCATTGGATAACGACTTATACGGTCTAATTCAGATCATACAGACCCTACAGAAGGCCTACGTTTTAGTCGAACGATGCTTACGActttaaagaaaaatttcagtACTTTCGCCCACTTGCCTATGTAGacttacatggcctggcacatgcccgtgtggccctttttatgtcacacacggccaggcacacaacTGTGTGGATCAAAATAGTGACTTACACGGTCTAACACACGACTACATGCATGCCCGTGTGACTTAAAACTCTAAATATATCTCACACAGCCTGCTCATGTCTATAGCCTGTGTGACTCTAATtcacaaacagtgagttacatagCCTGAACACAGGCCCATATCCCTGGCCTGTGTGACTCTAATTTATAAACAGTGAGTTAGATAGCctcacacacggccgtgtgacgtcgACCGCCATATTTTTCAGCAATCAAAATTTGTAGAAATTTTGGTTTTCTGTTTCAGACCTAATAGAGTTTCGATGTAGAAACGATATAAGTGATCTCAAAACCTAGAAGCGATAGAAGTGATCTCAAATCCTAAATCAACAACCAATTGCTCAATTCACAATTTTAATCAAGACAAATCACACAAAATAGTGTTCAATTGACTATGTTGAAAACTTCGACGCAAAACTTCCCTAAAACATACTAATGCTTACCGATAAACAAACAGTCACAGACTGAAACTAAATCGCTGGAGGAACACTCTTCTCGACACCTTCGCTTAAAAAGAAACAACTGAAGTAATTATCAAGAAATTTGAAGTAATAAACATGAATACTCAATCTCAAATAGAACAGACGGAATCTCGTGAATTAGAAGTAGACAAGAAGAATAACTTATGAAGAACCCCTTCAATTGAACAATGAACAACGTAGAACCTTCAATTTAATTCGATAGCAAAATCACGGTGACAAgtaaaaagaaaagcaaaagtgagaagaagaagaagaagaagaaaaacagtAACCAGAACCTAGAGAAGAAGAACGTCGAAGAAAAACAGATTTTGAGAGAAACTAaattactttaaaaataaaactaattacTAGAAAGTGCAAAAATACTATTTCAATGCGTACGCAGAAACTCAAACTCAAGGCCAGAAATAATCAAATGCTTAACCATTGAACCAGCAGACTCATTCTTAACACAAAATCGCATCAAATTAAACTTAAGTTGAGAAAACAAGAGTTGGGGTTAAACCAAAATAAATAGCAAAATTCAAAAAGAAAGACTTGAACCCCCGATTTCAAATGTGCAAGTAAAAcattaaccactgaagcaaattgTTAATTATTGACAAAACTTAACGACATACATTCAAaatttcggggtgttacaaataaactGACCCTCAAATCGCAACTATGTTGTCTTTAGATGTgttcatatattgggcttaaaattttatatttgctCAAGCTTGGCTTAACTCGAAATATGAacttaaaattttgcccaaattaATTCATATTTGAAATGGCTAACTCAAACCCATCTTAGACTCacccatatatatatttaaatttttatattattttaaatctaatatttaatagttattttttttcatttattgaaAATTTCTGTATAAACAACTTTATATTGTTTGTGTACATTACAAGGTTATATATtacttatatatattaattaatttttaatcatAATAGTACATCAAATTatcaacatttatatattttatcaatttactaattattatttttagttaaaattaactattaatctttaaaaaatttaatagaaatattaactaaaacaataattttattatCGAAATTGACATAAAAATCTGTGGAACAGTCCACTTCTAacataaccaaaataaaaaatcttacaatctcaaattcaaaatttttatttgtttatttgacTTGCCATATATGTAATATTGAtgattgaattaaattttttattttaaaatactaCATAATCCACTTTAATATAAGGCGTTGACAAGACTTGAAGAGAAActaaataattgaaattaaaatagagaataaaatttaaaatattttatttttggtgTCTGAATGTAAGGAGTAGAGCATAATTAGAAAGAAAACTTAGGCATCTATAATCAATGAAAATCAACTGCTATAATTGTACACATTATAAAATTAAGATctgttttatataattttaaaaaataaaataaaagggaaagAATACGAATAGCACAGAGTGGTGACAGCACATTGATAAATGGATCCCAAAAGTAGGACCCTCTCTTACTCCTCCACTTTCACAGTTCCCTTCTTCCTAACCTAAACCTGTTGATGCGGTTAATCCTTCACCTTCACTTGAGTTTATGACCGTTTGAGAATCTGAAAACAATGCTTCTGTAAATTCATATTAATGAATATTTAACACTCAAATACATGACaaaacccccttttttttaaaGTCTTGTTTTGCTCAGTTTCCCACAGCAGCACTTAGGGTGTATTTATTTTTAAGGCTTACTATTGTAATAAAAAGAGGcttatatatcatatcatataccCACCATACCATTATCACCAGTAAGTCACTACCTCTACCCACCGTCGTaccgttttcttttcttttttttttctcttaattttctGTCTAGAACTCTCCATTTTCTCTTTTGCTGTCTTtggtttctctttatttttcctcTCTAAATCTCTGCATCATCATCGATCATGTCTCTTTTAATCTCCCTACTCATGTTCTTAGCCATGACTGGCCATTCAAGTAAGTTCTTTGCTTCTTTTTTGGtgtttttcccttcttttttcaACTTGAGTCACCATAACTCAAGATTTCAGAGATGGGGTTTTTTTTGTTAGTTTGTTAAAAAGTTGACATATTTTTGTGTGTTGTGTATGTGTAGGTGCTACTTATTGCTTATGTAAAGATGGGTTAGGGGATCAAGCTCTTCAAAAGACCCTGGATTATGCTTGTGGAGCTGGAGCTGATTGTTCTGCAATTCTACAAAAAGGTGGTTGCTATAACCCCAACACTGTGAAAGATCACTGCAACTATGCTGTCAATAGTTATTTCCAAAAGAAAGGTCAAGCACAAGGAAGCTGTGATTTTTCAGGCACTGCTACTGTTAGTGCCAATCCTCCTTCAAGTAACTCCCTTAAGCCCttgctttgtttctttatttccttccatTTTGAACTTTCTCTAACTTTTCTTTGTGATTTGCAGATATTGCTTCTACTTGCAGCTTTCCCTCTAGGTATGCTTATTAAGATCAAACTTTATGCCGAAGGACTGAAAGTATACttacaaatcatctataaaatgaaaTTATTGCTAATGCTAGCCAGGGTGTTAACAAGTACTTGAACAACTACTTGAACCAACCCAGTTTAGCATTAAGATTAAACCTTTCAGCTTATTGAATCACATTTACATCCATGGAAGTTTCCTTTCTAATATATTTCAGTGAAcctttttttaacaaaaaaaaaaactttttcatAAACTATTCTCTGATTTTATCTTTCTTTGATTTCTTGAAAAAGCATCTTTGTTGAAACAGCAAAATGAGCTGCCATGATGTTGAAATTTGTAAAAGTTGGTTGTCTTTTTTTAAACTTTACTAATTCCTTCTTGTTGGACATTTTGTCATGTTACCAATTTGCTTTCACAGCAGGATTGATTCCCTTTTAGATCAACCACGgtttacttttcttttttttttttaatttgcagTAGCACAGGCATGACCACACCAACTGGGACAACCACCGGCACACCAACCACCACTGGCTCAAGCACAGGGACTCCAAGCACAGTGTTTGGTGGTGCAGGGACAACCTTAGGTCCAACAGGGACAACAGCAACCGGCTTCAATGATCAAAGCAATGCTGTGGGTCTTTTCATAAAGAATATAAACTTTTTCTTCACTTTTGCTATTATGACCCTTTGCATTGTAGGGTTATCTTGGATTTGAAGAATTTGAAAGTGGGGATTTTGGGGATTTGATCAGATTTTGGTATTGGCTTAGCAAATATTGACCATTGGTGTCTGTGGTGTGCATGATGGGAGCATCTATTAGTGACGAATCCCCCCAATAGCACTTtttctgttcttttttttttttctttctctttttttgtaTATGTAGAGAGGGCACTTTTTTTTAATGGaaatttggttaataaaaaaatGTGTACTTTGTTGAATTGATGTGTAGTGGTGTGTGGACCGTCAAAATTTTACTGAGATTTGATGTGCAATTAATGCATGACCTAGTTGTAGATTATATAAATTAATGAAAATTGTTTACTATGTTCTGGAATTCCAGATTGTGACTTGTGAGCTACCTATATAGCTATCCACTTCTTTCGGTTTACAGGTACACCAAAAGAATTGAGTATCCATGAAGTattcttatttctttttctattttcttcaaaaaaaaactatacttgtatttatgggtttttagttttaataaataacaaaacaaaatattatttttcattttaagtgtacctaaaatttacttttaaaatatgtttttacaaTTGTTGAGTTTTTCTTTTAATGGTATATGCAAGATTTATTGAGCAATCATTTTGTGAAGACGTGCAAAGTATATTGTGCAATAAATTCATGTTGTAAAGACAGTTCAAGCTGTAAAGACATCA contains:
- the LOC108462173 gene encoding PLASMODESMATA CALLOSE-BINDING PROTEIN 3 isoform X2, which translates into the protein MSLLISLLMFLAMTGHSSATYCLCKDGLGDQALQKTLDYACGAGADCSAILQKGGCYNPNTVKDHCNYAVNSYFQKKGQAQGSCDFSGTATVSANPPSNIASTCSFPSSSTGMTTPTGTTTGTPTTTGSSTGTPSTVFGGAGTTLGPTGTTATGFNDQSNAVGLFIKNINFFFTFAIMTLCIVGLSWI
- the LOC108462173 gene encoding PLASMODESMATA CALLOSE-BINDING PROTEIN 3 isoform X1; translated protein: MSLLISLLMFLAMTGHSSATYCLCKDGLGDQALQKTLDYACGAGADCSAILQKGGCYNPNTVKDHCNYAVNSYFQKKGQAQGSCDFSGTATVSANPPSNIASTCSFPSSTGMTTPTGTTTGTPTTTGSSTGTPSTVFGGAGTTLGPTGTTATGFNDQSNAVGLFIKNINFFFTFAIMTLCIVGLSWI
- the LOC108462173 gene encoding PLASMODESMATA CALLOSE-BINDING PROTEIN 3 isoform X3, producing the protein MTGHSSATYCLCKDGLGDQALQKTLDYACGAGADCSAILQKGGCYNPNTVKDHCNYAVNSYFQKKGQAQGSCDFSGTATVSANPPSNIASTCSFPSSSTGMTTPTGTTTGTPTTTGSSTGTPSTVFGGAGTTLGPTGTTATGFNDQSNAVGLFIKNINFFFTFAIMTLCIVGLSWI